From the genome of Aspergillus fumigatus Af293 chromosome 1, whole genome shotgun sequence, one region includes:
- a CDS encoding ankyrin repeat protein has product MTQPNPYILAAENPSALLTLLRSNPAIASCQDEHGYSLLHAAASYGHADLLRALVGEFNVDVNLLDEDGETCLFVTENADIAKCLVEELGVDYNKRNDEGLTAQETIESDGAFPDVAAYLAKVMGISPSAPAGSSLDALNAPPPLPPNIRVNLGTVSEEEASAGTDQVDPEFKRRIDELAAREDFHSEATQNQLRQLVMDALSGSNIETQDRDVRRRTE; this is encoded by the coding sequence ATGACTCAACCGAATCCCTACATTCTGGCCGCCGAAAACCCTTCCGCCCTATTGACTCTTTTGCGCTCGAATCCAGCCATCGCATCCTGTCAAGATGAACACGGATACTCTCTCTTGCACGCCGCAGCTTCGTATGGCCATGCTGACCTCCTACGCGCACTTGTCGGGGAGTTCAATGTGGACGTCAACCTtctcgatgaggatggcgagACGTGCCTTTTCGTGACGGAGAATGCTGACATCGCCAAGTGTCTCGTTGAGGAGCTAGGTGTGGATTATAATAAACGGAACGATGAAGGGTTAACGGCGCAGGAGACCATTGAGAGCGACGGCGCATTTCCCGATGTCGCAGCATACCTCGCAAAAGTTATGGGCATATCTCCATCAGCACCTGCAGGCTCGTCATTAGATGCCTTGaatgctcctcctccgttgCCGCCGAATATCAGAGTCAACCTAGGAACAGTatcggaggaggaagcgaGCGCAGGGACGGACCAGGTTGACCCAGAGTTCAAACGCCGGATTGACGAGCTCGCCGCGCGAGAAGACTTCCACAGTGAAGCTACGCAAAACCAACTACGACAGCTGGTTATGGATGCCCTTAGTGGCTCCAATATTGAGACACAGGACAGAGATGTTCGGCGGAGAACGGAATAA